A region of Sphingomonas sp. DNA encodes the following proteins:
- a CDS encoding heparinase II/III family protein, translating into MSLLERIDPEIEPGEIEQGKRLIRVGDDRGLSLIERMSYRLHRLAWKTPLHKLRLRGRVPLKLLAVPKDPVAGDKAAGEALLEGVFLHNGHELPVDGVDFTAAGFPDDVADYLQSFAWLRDLAAAATRERGAKVAEKAMRKWLDAYGEHVSEPAWRADLWGRRILFWTAYAPYILSSNDIVYRSSVLYALARGARHLDRGADKVVPGLPRVTAWCGVIAAALVVQGGPARLKSGEAGLTRALAVSLHEDGGLISRAPVEQLALVEILAQLRSAYIAARREVPDWLGEVLAGTVGALLAVTLGDDALSSWQGGNMVRRRRVLAAVEASAVTSRALRQARGWGYQRLQCKQSVLVFDAAPPPPPRALSGGCASTLAFEFSDGESRLIVNCGGEGAGKGTLPEALASGLRTTAAHSTLTLADRNSTAIHEDGSLGKGVGAVEMSRDQTAGIARVEATHDGYAKRYGLIHERRLVLTPDGRQLTGEDILHPAPKRRRRTEPVPFAVRFHLAPAVEVTATADGQGALLRIRGGAVWQFRCRGGQLMVEDSLWIDGAAQPQPTLMLAVAGETPPAGMTISWEMKRAS; encoded by the coding sequence ATGAGCCTGCTCGAGCGGATCGACCCCGAGATCGAGCCGGGCGAGATCGAGCAGGGCAAGCGGCTGATCCGGGTCGGCGACGATCGCGGCCTCTCGCTGATCGAGCGGATGAGCTACCGGTTGCACCGGCTCGCCTGGAAGACGCCGCTGCACAAATTGCGCCTGCGCGGCCGGGTGCCGCTGAAGCTGCTCGCCGTGCCGAAGGATCCCGTCGCCGGCGACAAGGCGGCGGGCGAGGCGCTGCTGGAGGGCGTCTTCCTCCACAACGGCCACGAATTGCCGGTGGACGGCGTCGATTTCACCGCCGCCGGCTTTCCCGACGATGTCGCCGATTATCTCCAAAGCTTCGCCTGGCTGCGCGACCTCGCCGCCGCCGCGACCCGCGAGCGCGGCGCGAAGGTCGCCGAAAAGGCGATGCGCAAATGGCTGGACGCTTATGGCGAGCATGTCAGCGAACCGGCCTGGCGCGCCGATCTGTGGGGGCGGCGCATCCTCTTCTGGACGGCCTATGCGCCCTATATCCTGTCGAGCAACGACATCGTCTATCGCTCCTCGGTGCTCTACGCGCTGGCGCGCGGCGCCCGGCATCTCGATCGCGGTGCCGACAAGGTCGTGCCCGGTCTGCCGCGCGTCACCGCCTGGTGCGGCGTCATCGCCGCCGCTCTGGTCGTCCAGGGCGGCCCGGCGCGCCTCAAATCGGGCGAGGCGGGGTTGACCCGCGCGCTCGCCGTCTCGCTGCACGAGGATGGCGGCCTGATCAGCCGCGCCCCGGTCGAGCAGCTCGCGCTCGTGGAAATCCTCGCCCAGCTCCGCTCCGCCTATATCGCCGCGCGGCGCGAGGTGCCGGACTGGCTCGGCGAGGTGCTGGCCGGGACGGTCGGCGCCCTGCTCGCCGTCACGCTCGGCGACGATGCGCTCTCCTCCTGGCAGGGCGGCAACATGGTCCGCCGCCGCCGGGTGCTCGCCGCCGTCGAGGCCTCCGCCGTCACCTCGCGCGCGCTGCGCCAGGCGCGCGGCTGGGGCTATCAGCGGCTCCAGTGCAAGCAGAGCGTGCTGGTGTTCGATGCCGCGCCGCCCCCGCCGCCCCGCGCCTTGTCGGGGGGCTGCGCTTCCACGCTCGCCTTCGAATTCTCGGACGGCGAATCGCGCCTGATCGTCAATTGCGGCGGCGAAGGCGCGGGCAAGGGCACCTTGCCCGAGGCGCTGGCCAGCGGCCTGCGCACCACCGCCGCCCATTCCACCCTGACGCTCGCCGACCGGAATTCGACCGCGATCCACGAGGACGGCTCGCTCGGCAAGGGCGTCGGCGCGGTCGAGATGTCGCGCGATCAGACCGCCGGCATCGCCCGGGTCGAGGCAACGCATGACGGCTATGCCAAGCGCTACGGCCTGATCCACGAGCGCCGGCTGGTCCTCACGCCTGATGGGCGCCAGCTCACCGGCGAGGACATCCTCCACCCCGCGCCCAAGCGCCGCCGCCGCACCGAGCCGGTGCCGTTCGCGGTGCGCTTCCACCTCGCGCCCGCCGTCGAGGTGACGGCCACTGCCGACGGGCAGGGCGCGCTGCTGCGCATCCGGGGCGGCGCCGTCTGGCAGTTCCGCTGCCGGGGCGGCCAGCTCATGGTGGAGGACAGCCTCTGGATCGACGGGGCCGCGCAGCCCCAGCCGACCCTGATGCTCGCCGTCGCCGGCGAGACGCCGCCGGCCGGCATGACCATATCCTGGGAGATGAAGCGGGCCTCATAA